catggaggcggcggtggttgGGCGCATGGTCCTAGCTCATGGTTGGTTCAGCTGCGATTGCCAGTCATGAAGCCTAGCTCGCAACCTCCTAGGAAACGGTGGCTCAACACCTTTTTCATTCAGCTAGACCCTAGGGCCATTGACATTGTGCCCGCGACTTGGTCGGCAACATTATGCGACAAAAATCCATGACGTgggtgaaaaaaaatcacttgCAAAACCAAAATCTAGATGCGACATCAGTTATGTTTTCgtctgacatgtggacccaAAGGCTAGGTGGCAGTCATGTCATGCGGCCGGAGTTGTGCATACAGGCGAGGACCTGGGATGAATcacttaacaaacaatgagaacctaaacgtgcattttcaaataTTAGGGACCTACTTGACACCTTCGCGAAGAAATAGAGACCTCGAGTACATTTTAGCCTTCTTTTTAACAATTAGATTAGAATTGTACCGCCACAATGCAGAACTGGGAGAGTGGAAACTGAAAGGGGAGCCTCCTGGCTCCTGGTTCCTGGACGACCGCGCGCGCCTGCCAGCTGCCCGCTACCCATGTTACTTGCTCCTTCAGTTCATCGGGCTTCAGGCAACTCAGCGACCACGACGCATGTATGTACGAGCGCTCCTTCGCTGACGGCAGGGCCTGGGCGAGTCTCGCGCTGGGTGCACCGAGGCCATGCTATTCGAGTGGGGGCTCTACCAACCACGTGAATTCAGGCGAGCACATGCGATGGTAATGGCAACTACTAGCGCCGTAGAGGTAGAGGGACACCACCGGGGAGAGGCCGGTCCACCGTTTCTCCCATAACGGAACGCCAGCgccgggcgcaggcgcagctCGTCGACGGAAAGGTACGCCGTGGTCCCATGGCTGCTGATATTGACCTGCACTATTCCATTCTGAGCCGGTGCACATGATATTTTctcgacttttttttttcttccgtgACGCCCTTTCCACGATGGACCCCAGTGATCCCCATGCACACATCGCTGCATGTGCCATGTGCTGTGCGATCTACCGGACCTAAACAAAGCATTAGGATATGACCacttaggaaaaaaaatgtaattaAAAGGACCGCTGATATATCGTATCAGGCTTTCAGCTTTATCTTTACTTTTGGTTTGATGAAGTTCACCGCATGCAGGTTCTGTTTGAAGATCTTCCAGTTAGTGTTTAATTAAGGGATCCTTTAAGGTTGTGCCCAATCCCCACAAAACCAGGGGGAATGGCAGGGATTGAGAGGAAATTTAGTTCATTTCCCTTCAATCTCTCCCAATCTTCCTCAATCCAAGGGCAATTTCTGAAAAAACGAACGAGCCCTAATTAAAGCCATGAAACCAAGAATGGTTTTGTGTTAGTTTTTATCCTGCGCCTTTTAGGCAACGAGTTCACCGTCATTTGCAAACAGCAGTAAATGCAAAAGCAAGAGCCGCCGCGGTGcgctgcaagcctgcaacgCGTAGCTCACCTTTGTCTGAGCACCCCCACTGGCGCATCACATGCCGGGAGGAGAAACATACCGGCCCGTCCTCTCCACAGCACACTGCAATAACTGCTCACCCCTCTCTCATCACCCACCATCTCCCTCCTGCCCTACATATATACCTCAGCCCATTCATTCTTTTGCCACCAAAATATCTCGAGTCCCCAATTCACATTGCTTTCCCAGCTCAAGCACACGGGGAAGAGAAGCGAGCAATAGCACTGAGATGGCCaagatctccttcctcctcctggcgCTCCTCCTGATCGCCATTGCATTCCCCGTGGTAAGCCCATTTCACCTTCAGGCTAACTTCAGCTCTTGCGAGTTGTGACTTGTCCATGCATACATGTATGCTCACTGACCAGTCTTCTCATTTCGGTTGTGGCAGGAGGTGATgggagcgggaggcggcggcaagctCAAGCCATGGCGTACGTAGTACTTCTCCTTTCTGCTTAATTTCAATTTTTGGAGACAATGTTGGCTCTTCCTTAGAAAAGCtgatcccccccccccccttctttttttgggcGTGTATGTGCAGAGTGCTCGTCCAAGTGCTCATCGAGGTGCTCGGGGACGCAGTACAAGAAGGCGTGCCTGACCTTCTGCAACAAGTGCTGCGCCACATGCCTGTGCGTGCCTCCGGGCACCTACGGCAACAAGGGGGCCTGCCCCTGCTACAACAACTGGAAGACCAAGGAGGGAGGCCCCAAGTGCCCCTAGATTGATTTTGCTCATCGCGTGGTTCATGATCATTCCTTGGTTGTGCTGTACTAGATCTGATCTGGTTATGCTGTGTGCGTGCCCCTGGCTACAGGGATGTTAAACACTGAAACTATTGAGAAGGGAGAGCGAGGATTCGTTACATGTGaattcccctcctatttatctGTGGTGGAGTAATTCCTAATTTAATTTGCTATTTTAGTGTCCAAGTATAATTCAGCGTTTCCCTAGATGCGAAGGAACGAAGACATTAGCACATGTCTGGGACCTATCAAGCGGCAGATTTGCCTTGTTTGGTTCTGATTTAAGTTTACTGCTACCTCCGGACGGAATtatttgtctaaatattacgtgtatatagacgctttttacacatagatacatacgtatttgggcaaatttgagacaaacaATACcagtcggagggagtaataaagtTAACCTATATCTTAAAACATTTTTAATCTAGGTTATGTTGGAATTTTGGTATTGGCCcaaggcccaaggcccaagcCCAGCCCAACAATATATTTCAGAAAATCTCAGACTCATTAGGTGGTGGCATTCTTATCCGAACATTAGGTGGTGGCATGAAGATGTGAGATTTAGCTCCACCTTACCGGTAGAGAGATCCATCTTACTCCTAGAGAGAATGTGAGGTTAGTCTCAACTCAATAACCACACACTAGCTTGAGCTCACACAACCTAATCTCTAGACTTCATAAGGACGGTTCGATTCAAGGTACCTACAAAAATGATGTAAGAACAAGAGAGGCACATGAGCTAGTTGAGAGGGAAAGAGAaattctcagaaaaaaaaagactttaTACGATACCACGTAGTCAAGATAAGGATAGTGGTTTGTTGTAACTCTTATTATAGTAGGGATAATTCCAAGCATCCTTATTCTAAGGGCCGCGGTAACGACGACACTAgtaggcaaaaaaaaatttgaggGAATGACAATGATTTTTTGGAGACTTGAGTTTTGAATTTACACAAGTTTACTGGTGCGTCAAAAGAAATGGTGtaaggaagaggccaagactaGTACACCACGCCAGTTGAGTAGCCAGCGTTAATCCAGGGTGGTCCAATTGAAAGAATTTTTCGCCATAGTGTTAATTTAAAATTTAAGTTAGGctacaaaatttcaaattgagCCGAAATGGTAGGATATAGGCATAAAGCAAAATCCCACCACGCCagccactttttttttctctcttcccgAAAGCTGCTTTTCTCACGGATGCATTGTGTATATACTTCGTTTCTACGTCAACCTctaaaatttcaagtcaaaTTATGAGCAGAATTTTTGAAAGAGTTAAATGCACTGGAAGCATTCATGAATGGAAGTCCTAAAAGTATTGGTGTGGTGTCATCTAAGtcctaagagcatcttcagcaggACCCCTAAACAGGACTCCTACTAATTTTTTAGG
This is a stretch of genomic DNA from Brachypodium distachyon strain Bd21 chromosome 1, Brachypodium_distachyon_v3.0, whole genome shotgun sequence. It encodes these proteins:
- the LOC100835000 gene encoding gibberellin-regulated protein 5: MAKISFLLLALLLIAIAFPVEVMGAGGGGKLKPWQCSSKCSSRCSGTQYKKACLTFCNKCCATCLCVPPGTYGNKGACPCYNNWKTKEGGPKCP